Within Triticum dicoccoides isolate Atlit2015 ecotype Zavitan chromosome 1B, WEW_v2.0, whole genome shotgun sequence, the genomic segment TAGTCCAACCAACAATTCTCCGGCGCCGTCAAATAATCAAGGTTAGTTTTTTATTCCTTCCATTTTATTAAAATTTCAGCGTTTCTGTAGTTTCTGTGCAGAACAGAAACACCTTGAAATGTTCTGTTTGCCATTTCATGTTCTACAAATGACTGAGTTGCTTTTATATTTTCTGATTTAGCATTGCTGCTTAGCATTTGATACTCCTGTCTCCTGCAATTTACAGGTAATCAAGGTGGAGTAGCATCTGCGACAGGGAGCTCACAAATGCAGGAGTGGGTCCAAGGTgccattgctaagattagtaacaatGCTGATGGCGCTGCCAATGCCGCACCAAATCCAGTTAGTGGGAGGTCATCATTTATTCCTATAAGCATCAACACAGGGACTTTTCCCGGGACACCTGCTGTCAGGCTTATTGGAGACTGCCATTTCCTTCATAGATTATGTCAGttgctgctattctgtttgctttttCGGAGGAGGCAATCACCAAGATTACTCGCAAATGCACAAAAAAATCCTGATTCTGCCATGCAGAAAATACAGCAATTGATGAACAGTAAAATAGAGGTCAGTAGTTCTGCTATTTCTGGTGTAAGATCTGGTCTAGGGGCTGCCAAAGTGGAAGATGGTGCAGCTACACGTGGACAGTTGGTTCTTGGAGCAAAGGGGCTTGAAGAAAATCCAATGGGCAAATCTGTTAGAATTGGTTCTGGCAATGCTGGCCAGGGCTACACGTCGGATGAGGTAACAACAGTAATATATGAACAAAGTAAAAAAGTCACATATGTTGGAGAGAGAGGGGACAATGCCCACATTTCAGCTTATGTCAGTTGTCAAAGTTAAATCACACACCAAACAGGCttaaaattattatttttatctGATCATTTGACAGATAACAATTATAAGTTACTGAAAATGTTACTGCACCTCCATTTGAACATTCTTCTCTAGTCCCTATAGTTTCTTGACAAAAACATCTGTATAAGAGCCATTACATGGTGTATTATATCTGTATGTTACCTGGAAACTGTGAGTCAGCTAGCTTGTTCAGAGCCACTGTAAGACTGATTACTTGGATAGTTTACTTTGTTGTATTAATCTACCCAGTTGATTACTGCGGTTTTACTAACCGTGTATTACTGTAAGACAGTAAGATCTGATTGGATAGTTTATCGATGATATACTGCAGTTTCACTAATTACTTGGACTCGGGATTTTCTACATGCTTCTACTGCAGTTTCACTAATTATTTGAACTCATGAAATGCTTGATTGCATATCTGACAACTACATAATTTGTTGCGTTGTTGCAGGTGAAGGTTCTATTTCTCATATTGGTTGACCTTTGTCGAAGGACATCAGGCTTGCAACACCCATTACCTGTTTCTCAGGTTGGTACTAGCAACATAATTATAAGGCTGCACTTCATTGACGGCACTTACACTGTGCTCCCTGAGGTAGTGGAAGCATCTCTTGGTCCCCACATGCAGGTACACAGTTTCTCAACGAACCTTCATCCGTTTAAGAATTTACGTATATGTGTGAGTGTCCAACATTTAAATAATAATATGTGACAATAATAATGGTATATTGTCTGGGAGAAAAAGAGATTGTAGTATTCTATGTTCTCTGCTACTTATACTTGCCCAAGTTAATGGTGGATTGAGTCCCTAACAGAATATTACTATATTCCCTAAAAGAATAATCAGCGACAATTaaaatggatcggagggagtacagcTTTGTACTAAATCGGCGAcatttaatatggatcggagggagtgctGTTTTTTAGTGGCCCGGGTGATTCCGATACTTACAATATACAACCTCAGTAAACAAGTGCCAAAGATAATAAAAACCAAGTGAAACAGTGTTAACATACTATGGGGGTGGGGCAGGGGCATGTGGGTGGTTGTAACTCATTAGATGTTCAGAGGCTCGCAGCTATTATTTATGGGTCTCATTTCCAACGAAGTGTGTGGAGAGGTGTATGCATTTTATTTCACTTTGTATTTTTATGCAGAATATGCCGCGTCCACGGGGAGCTGATGCTGCTGGTCTTTTACTTCGAGAATTGGAACTGCAACCTCCTTCTGAAGAATGGCATAGGCGCAACATGTTTGGAGGACCCTGGTCAGAACCAGATGATCTCGGTCCATTGGATAATATGCCACATCTGAAAATAGGTGGTCATATCAACCCTCACTTGTCTGACATGGAAGAGGAGGGTAAAACTAACTTTGGGATTCAAAGTCTTTGGCCAAGAAAGCGCCGGTTGTCTGAAAGAGATGCAGCATTTGGTCTGAAAACATCTGTAGGTCTGGGAGCTTATCTTGGCGTGATGGGGTCTCGGCGAGATGTCATCACAGCCGTGTGGAAAACAGGACTTGATGGTGAATGGTATAAGGTGAGTATGCTTAGATTCGCTTCGCGATCTATTCTCATTCTTGTTTTTTGAACTAGCGTTATCAGTTTATTCTATCCAGTTTTGTGTCTAATCCTCTCTTCTGCAGTGCATTCGATGTTTGCGGCAAACTTGTGCATTTGCACAGCCTGGTGCCCCAAACATGGCAAATGAACGGGAGGCGTGGTGGATCAGCCGGTGGACCCAAGCATGTCCAATGTGTGGTGGGTCATGGGTGAAAGTTGTGTGATCGCCGTCTTCCGTGATTACTTCACCATGCTGATTCTTCTATAGTAGTTGCCGCTTGGCCAAATCTGAACGAGCATTGTTGGATCCTATGTTGGATAATTTTGTACCCAACAATTAGATCATTGGTCTCATGCCCCAGCGCTGTGGTTTACCTCCAGAGACCAAAAGCTTAAAGCAGATACAGAGACTTGGCTCTAACGGCTATGTAAAAGTATAGTAATATTAGGGGAGATGGCAATGTTTGTATTGTGCGTTTCTTATGTGTATAAATGTATCACAATGTTCGAAGGAAGCTGTTAGATACACATATTGCTAGTGCTGGATGTAGCTAAATTGCTAGGGGAGTTTGACTGTTTCGATAAAAAAAACTGTGCAATCTTATGTAAATTTTTGTGAATGTTATGTTCTGTTAGATGAGACGGAAGCTGCAGTTGTCACTACCCAGTTCCTTGGCATCGTATGTTCTTGGGGCAAACTCCTCCTTTGATTCAAAGAACGATTGGAAACCTTACGATTGAATTCCTACGCTGGTCGTTTTGATTCGTATGATTGAATTATATGTTTTTTTTTCTAAGCATACCTTTGTATTACATTCCATACGAATTTcagcatccactcaaacctcttaaaAGGAATCCTTTGTTTTTCCTATGATGATGCAGGCAAACCAAGTTTAATGTATAGGATTCAAAAGAACATGACAGCAAGTCAGCAACCTATGTTTTCCCTTTTGTGTGTTCTGAAATTCTACGAATCAAAGAGTCCCTTGATTTTACGGTGGTGTTACACTTTGTTTCCCGATTTCTTTTGCTGATGTGATCGTGCTGTTCGTCCTGTTAGGTTCGAAGTTTACAATTTTCTCAGCTCCAGCGCGATTTCTTTTGAACTAATTTAAAGTACGCTCTTTTAAATAGATAGACGAATTTTAATTGCACTTTTCGTTTCTTCTTAACCAGCTTAGTCTGTAGAGTGCCGCGAAACCGCGACGCGACTTCAGAAACGAGATCACGCATCCATCCAGATCTCTCTGCACATCGCCGGCGATGTCGTCGCCCTATACCGGCACGCAGCAGCCGTCCCCGGCGCCGCACCAGCTGCCGGCGGCGCAGCAGAACCATTCGCTGGCGTTCCGGGTGATGCGGCTGTCCCGCCCTTCGCTGCGGCCCGACCCGGCGGCGCTCCTCCGCTTCGACCCCCGCGACGTCTTCCTCCCCGAGGACGCGCTCACCTCCCCcgacccctccgccgccgccgactttCTTCAAGGCCTGCTCCACCCGCCCGACTCCGGCGCAGCCACCACCGTCCCCGGGGACTTCACCTTCCGCGATCGCTTCCTCCTCCACGACACTGCCGACGCCCTCGCGCCCCCCGGCCTCCTCGTCCTCCCACAGGCCTTCGGGTTAGCCATTTCCATTTCCTTCTAGAATGTTGTGTGCAGCTCTAGACGAGAACCTGCGCTGATGCTTCTGTGTCTGTGGCTAGGGCGATCTATTTGGGGGAGACATTCTGCAGCTACATCAGCATCAACAACAGCTCTGGCTTGGAAGCCAGGGAAGTCATAATCAAGGTGTGTTGATCCACCGCTCTCTTTTTGTCTCACGAAGTTTCAAGTGCATTAGATCATTTGTAGAGAATTGCGTCAATTTTTGACGGAAGCATTGCTTCAGTTGGTCGAGTTAAACTGCTAGGTTAATACTTTTGGAATCTCGGATCAGTGTGATGCTGCATGCTTAGACTTAGTTCTTGCCGCTGTGGTCATGCCAAACTTATTGCTGCAGTCATTACCAAAGAGCCTTAGTTCTCATTGCTGCATCCATGACCTATCGTTAAGGTCGATTACTGGATCGCCTTGCTACTGTCATGAATGTTCAGTTACTGGATTATTCAGTTGTAATTTGTACGTTGCAGTTTCAGTATGGTGTTTGATCAAGTCAAACTAGAACTGATGATATGAGGTCGGCACACACACAAGTAGTATCATTAGTTTGGATGGTTGGTCTTAGCTCTTGTTATGCATATACGATAGTTCTGTTCATAGATTTGCAGGTTTCTCTATCTTAAATTTATGATACTTATGCATTCCCTTTGCGGTGATATGCATTGTGGACATTGCTCTCATACAGTTTCGTCTTAATCTGTCACAAAGTTTGACCGAGCTTTACTTGCTTTAGGCAGAAATACAAACTGAGAGACAGAGGATACTTCTCCTGGATACATCAAAATCGCCTGTTGAATCGATTCGATCAGGGGGTAGATATGATTTTATCGTGGAGCATGATGTCAAAGAACTTGGCGCACATACGTATGCTCCTTTCCTTTTTTAACTTCCACACCTGTTGCTTTCGTGATAGCAATCTTGATTGTTTATTTGATTTGGGCGGTTATTGAATCCAGGCTTGTCTGTACTGCTTTATATAATGATGGTGATGCGGAGCGTAAATATCTTCCTCAGTTCTTCAAATTCACTGTTTCAAACCCATTATCTGTTCGAACAAAGGTACTTTACTTCTCCAGTTCTCCTATTTATATATGCATGTATCTGATCTATGTTCTGTAGGTCAAATCAATAATTTGGGTTTCACCATTTTTTTCCAGGTTCGCACCATCAAGGTAGGTTACCTCATTCTTCACAAGTGTAAATGTAACTGTAAGTCCTTTGATTAAATGTAGGTGTCTTCTTTAGGAGTCATCAAATGATATGTTTCCAAGGATCTTTACACATTTTCCTCTAGATTATTAGTTTCCCTACTTAATTTTGCACGCTGAGCTTAGAATGTAACCTTGTAGCAATAGCTGTTCACATTTTCTTTTCATGCTTGCTATTTTTTTCGCCCTCTTTTTGCCAGCTCAGCTTTCTGCTGAGAATCATCTGTAAACTGTTTTTTTACTTCCGCCTTCTTGTCGCCATCTTGAAGGGTGTAGGGGAATAAGACTTCAGGGAACTGTTTATTCCGTTAAACCTGTAGTACTGTTTATTTTTTGACGTTAAACCTATAGTACTGTTATTCTGTTATTTCTGTAACAACCTATTACCTTAAATCGATGGGGTTATTCCCTTTAAATTGTTTAAATTCATGGGTTTAGTCCCTTAAACCTATAGTACTTCTATTGTGTAGTCCATTTTCATTTATTAATTCACCATGGCAATCTTGAACTCTATATAGTTGATCCATGTTGACAGGATACTACATATCTGGAAGCCTGCATAGAGAATCATACAAAATCTAACCTTTACATGGATCAAGTAGATTTTGAACCTGCCCAACAGTGGAGTGCTACAATACTGGAAGCTGATGAACACCCCTCAGTTGTGAAGTCTACAATACGGTAAGTCAGTGCTGAAAACATGCTCGTCTATTTCAGCATGTTGACTCTGTCATGTCTTTTTTTTGCGGGGACTCTGTCATGTCAATAAATGAATGGCTAGTCCAAGTTTTATTTTTATACAGGGACCTCTGCAAACAACCAATTCTGATTAGAGCTGCAGGAGGAATATACAATTACTTATATCAGCTCAGACCATCGTCCGATGAGCCTGGTCAAATCAAGACAGAGGGTAGCAGCATACTTGGTAAATTTCAGATTACATGGCGGACAAATCTTGGTGAACCAGGCCGCCTGCAAACTCAGAACATTCATAGCACTGTCAGTAACTTCCTGTCGTctcttttgatatttatgttacgtGTTGACTACAATGATATCTAGTTTGTTTCACTATTAAAATTGAGAATGAAAAtgatgtgcaagctctttagttgaACTCATTACTGGTTTTTTCACGCCTTTTTTTGTCAGCCTACTCCAAGCAAAGATGTTGACCTTCGTGCTGTGAAAATTCCACCTGTTATATTTCTAGAAAGACCATTTATGGTAAGTGATTTATTAGTTAACAGTTCATCCAAAATCTTGCAGCCTAAACTACTGTAGCCCAAATAGTCAGTTAA encodes:
- the LOC119334853 gene encoding trafficking protein particle complex subunit 13-like; its protein translation is MSSPYTGTQQPSPAPHQLPAAQQNHSLAFRVMRLSRPSLRPDPAALLRFDPRDVFLPEDALTSPDPSAAADFLQGLLHPPDSGAATTVPGDFTFRDRFLLHDTADALAPPGLLVLPQAFGAIYLGETFCSYISINNSSGLEAREVIIKAEIQTERQRILLLDTSKSPVESIRSGGRYDFIVEHDVKELGAHTLVCTALYNDGDAERKYLPQFFKFTVSNPLSVRTKVRTIKDTTYLEACIENHTKSNLYMDQVDFEPAQQWSATILEADEHPSVVKSTIRDLCKQPILIRAAGGIYNYLYQLRPSSDEPGQIKTEGSSILGKFQITWRTNLGEPGRLQTQNIHSTPTPSKDVDLRAVKIPPVIFLERPFMVNLCLTNQTEKTVGPFEVFLAPSVSGEQKTVLVNGLQKLVLPLVEAFESINFDLSMVATQLGVQKISGITLYAVQERKYYEPLTDIEIFIDAE